caccaattcctttattttattgacgtgttaatCAACAGGAGATGTTGATGGCTGTCCTGGACGTGGTCCTCGTCGTTCTCGACTCTTTTTGAAcgatttgtaccaatcaaaaaaacTTGTTCCAGACAAAAGTTATCACTTAAGGCTTTTTCTAACATTccgaacgtttcggcaccagaaatttaatttcgcacacaaaatttaatggcacttctttgttgaataattttactcaaCGTAAAtgtactttatgtacttcagaaagacaagcgtacactaaacattaatgattattttgatgtgacatttggcacagatgtcactgacaacctagaaaaataatatttcggcGAATGGATTTAcgcgtgaaatttaaattaataagtcttactattttttgcccacagcagtacatacatatattgtatatagatacaaacatataattgaaaaaatagagTATAGTGgagtaaatgaaattttccaaagtaaaagctgtaagtttttttttataaaagaaattaatgcataaaaacacatttatgggtattttattttgaatgatTGGGGAAAATGGGTTACTCTCATGGCCACGCCAAAAAGgagttttcttattatttttcaataaaaggataaagtaaagaaaataaacaaacaccattttttaattttaaattttttaaaagtttttcattttatattcagcaaatttcaaaaattttaattactaatttaattaatattaatttaaatgtacGTGAATGATTGACTGGTGGGTTGGTTTATAGTaggtgaatatatgtatatgacagatgtgggaaaataaatattttatataaatttaaacactaattatatgtataaagtaaatatttttgtgtagtataacatacatatgattatagtagatatatgtataggtttgttatatttaaatatatataatttgataCTTAGCATTTTACACAGAAGCGTACGAATGGGTGGGTGTTAGAAGTGTGATTGGTGTACATGAGTTTGGATGCGGTGAGTGATGAAAatgcttgtaaatatgtatgctgtGAGTACCGGCAGTTCGAAAGCGTTATTGGAAGGCAATTCAAcgaggtttattaacttttttaagcttttcgaAATTTAGAAATCTTCCAagtataattaacaaaaattcattGCAATTGTAATCACCACTATTCTCAGcgttaaattcaattaaaaatgttactttATACACCACCATCATTAAATACGCTGGCAACATTCCCATattcacatgcatacatatatacaatttgaATTGAATGATAACAGTGTTCCTTATTTCCAGCCAATTtaagaaaaagtaataatttttatacaaaccaAAAGTTGtagaaagaaaattaatattaattagttacaaactatgtatatatgtatatgtttatgtgtgcgtgtgtgttatatatatagtatgaatGTTTTTTTGGTtgttacaaacaaaatttgtttttgtactcaTTTCATTACCGTTTTGGTAAACTATTATTGTATGTGCaactatattaatttttgtttttattattgacgatttatgtgtatatatataggagtatgcaaattatatttaaataaatctctaatacatacaaatattgtatattcAAGCGCTGATGCGTGTGCACGCACACATCCAAGTACATAggttatgtatatagtacatatgtacatacataaatatacgttcatataaatataaagaaggGTGTATTAACTAAatcttaaaatgtttaaatgctaatcaaatatatgtacaattcaATTTTGTTTGCGTTTGGTTTTAATGACGTTTTGTTTTCAATGTGtcaactaataaaaaaaaaacaaaatatcagcatgaaaaaaatttaaatttccaaaaatgcattatttatgttttattgcagtattatgtatataagtatatatatttataatccaAAGCAAAAAGGCCAATTCACGTTACACTTAATCAACTATATAAAGAAAGTAAtaaccaataaaaaattaaattatttatatataaatactggGCCCCAAAATGAAGAGGAAAAGTACATAGCAAAGCTAGaaactaataaaaaacaaaaacaattaattttaagcttaacaccaaaaacagtaaaaaaaacttaaacttgaATTTCGTTCtaaactatatatatgtatatatttgtatgcttttcattttgtatgcatattttcGCACAAGTTTTTCGCTTGTTTGTGTCTGAACTTCTGTTAGATTTGcgaataattgaaatttagagccGTAAGTGAAAAAGCAGCCGCGCacagtttttgtttgtttgttttttctggGTTTGTGGGTATAGCCTGCATTGCGGAAACACATGTGAGAGAATCTTTGCGTACTACTTGCAATTTCCTAGTTATCTAACTTGGTTCCATGCatatttgcatacttttttCTCTCACTTGTACAAGCCATTtgacttttgtttacatttctctCCGCACTGCGCTATTTCACTTACCTTGGCTCTGCGTAGTATTCGTTTTCAGTGGAACGGCAAGCCGTGCATTCACAGCTAGCAGGTGATCCCGACGTGCAATCAGACTGGTCACGTGTTCCTCTAAGCGTACATTTTCACGTTGCAATTGATGCAGGCAGGAGAGCAAAGAAGCGACTGTAAAATGCaagagaaatttaatttatttctttggaTAAAATTtcgtaactaaaaatatttaacaactgAATTGAAGCGTCAACTTACTGTCAAAGTGCTGCGCCTGCTCCATGAGAAATTGTGAGCCCTGCTCCCACTGACGTTCGAGCAGTTGTTCCAAACTTTGCGGTATGGACATATTCCCATTCACACCGCTGCCGAACATCGATGCTAGTGATGTGCCACCGGTCATTTCTGTTGCGGGTGTTACAGCGCTGACTGAGTTGATTGTGAGCGTGTTGTTGCTAGTTGAGATCGGCGTCGAAGTAGAATTACGCTGTGTGTAAAAATgtgaaacttaaattaaaaatgaaactcATGGAGCACGAAATTATTTCACTTACCGTCGATTTGCCTGGGAAAGGTACACCCACGAATTGCGGTGTTACAGCATCTGCGGTGTAGATGCTGTGATCCTGTATTTCCATGTGCAGTTGGTCGGAGAGCTTCTGTGCCACATTGCTATTCGGATTGAGTTGATTGCCGAGCATGTGGGCAGCGGTGTGCAACGTCGAACCGCTACTGGACACACCTGTCGGCGCACTGTTCGCCATATTTGCTGCAGCGGCAGTTGTGGGCGTGGCACCTAAGACATGACCACCATTCTGAAACACTTTGACATCAACTTTTGTCTCATTCGCATTTGCAAGTGGATCTTTTGCTTTACGTCCGCGTTTCCGTGGCGCTGTTGCCACTGCACCGATTTCGGAGCCTGGTGAGCTGGGCGGTGAGTCTTTAATGGTTGTGGTAGAGGTGGTTGTGGTGATATTGGTCGTCATTGCGGTTAACGacgctgttgctgttgtgacGGCGGTGAGTAAATGTGCTGCCGGCGAATCGATGACCGCGGCTTGAGGTTCGTAACTGAATTTTAATCCACCGCAACCACCGCTACTACTGCTGCTGCTCGAGGAGGCATTCGAGACGGTGCTGCTGTTCGCCACAAAGGACGAGGAGGAGTAGATGCCGCTATCTGGCGTTCTGTGGTGTATACCAGCCGATGTGGTTGTAGAAGTTGTTGCCAAGTTTGCGGGGGATTGCAAGGTTTTTGATTGTGGTGGATGATTAGAGGCATGATGTTGATGATGAGTTAGCGTTGAAGAAGTAGAAGTATTGGTTGGGgttaattgcaaaatttctaTGATATCATTATTGTTGTcgccagcagcagcaacattgttttgctgttgctgttgagcggtttgttgttgttgttgctgatgctgTTGCGTTTGCAGCTGACTTGTGTTAGTGGCGCTATTGCTACTACTATTGCCGTTATTAATATTGCTATTGCTACTGTTATTCAAATTGTGGCTAGTGGTTGAGTTAGTAAAAGCAGTTGATGTTGCAGTGTTACTTGAGGGAGGAGCAATGGAAGGATTGCTATTAGGTTTAGTATTCGTTAGATTATTTAAAGCTTTAGCAGGCGATACTGTGGCCGTGCTAGAGGAAGGGGAACTGGTTGAGGAGGTGGAGGAAGTGGCAGCAGTTGCGCCTGTGGTGGGATTTGCATTTCTACCGCCACCATTTTTGTGATCAGGTGaacgcttttgttgttgctgctgttgctgttgttgttgctgcgcggCCAACTGTTGCTGATAGAGCGTTTGTTGAGCACGTAACAATTTCTTATTCAGTGGTTTCCCACCTACATTTGTGGTTATCAAAGGTGCATCGTTTGTGTTCTTACCAGACGCACCCGCACCGGTGGCGCCCATATTGCTACCTTCTACTGCAGTACTTGAGGCATTACCACCACCACGTCTGGCATTATTTAAAGCGCCCTGATTAGAGCTAAGATTAACCACTTCGCCGTTGTTGTTACCCGATTTGACAGTAGCACCAGCATTGTCACAATCATGACTGGCGAAGGAAGTGGCCGCGGATGTGAGTCCTGAGCTGGATGTTGCACCAGCCAGCGTAAGATTCGTCGCGACCATATTTGTTGAAGTGCTACTGACACCGCCACCATTATTACTTCCCCCATTGGCATTCATGTTGCCAGCGCCGTTTGCTTCGTTGCCACCGTTGCCGTTGGCATTCTTTTGCCTTGTTGGTGATGCTGTATTGGAAGCATTGCTGTTACTGCTGCCTTGCAACATTACAACCGGCGATGGTGACGGTGTATGTGTAGGTGTGGGTGTTGGTGTCGGTGTCGAAGCGCTGGGCGGTGGCAGTGACAGTGGTGAGGGTGCGTTTGGTGGTGGTGTAGGCGTTGCTAATTCGTTGCGAAAATGTTGTTGTATTGGCGACGGTGATGATTTTGTTAGCTTTTCAATTGGTGAATCGCGATTTTTATTGCCACCCAAAGCGGCGGCTGCTGCTGCGGCAGCTGCGGCCCTTTTCTTACCGGAGCGAGAATTGGTTTTTTGTGTTGCcatcgcttgttgttgttgctgctgctgctgtgatTGGCCActctgttgctgctgctgctgttgatggTGTTGTTGTAGATGTTGCGCCTGTAACGCTTGCATACTACTCTCACCCGAACGCGATCTATTGCATATAAGCAGCAGGTTGGtggttgttgtggttttttacGGTGTTAGACGAATTAGCATTTTTTGTTGGTTGTGGAAAGTGATTGAATACAGCCATTTGATTGCATTGCGTGAGTGGTGAGTTTTCGtatacatttattaaataaaagtttcatTTCGCATTTAAGATTTTCGTTTTgatttgagagaaaaattagAGAAAgcagagaaaaaatattgacattCTTCAGTATTCACTTCAAATTCGGCTTAATTGCTGTTTGTCTTTTGTAtggttatgtgtgtgtgtgtgtgttcgtgacGGGTGGATGCGTGTGGTGAATTGCAAATATTAATCAATaaggtatttaatatttttttgttgattaattTTGAgctacacatttataaatacttttatattttatgtatgtgttttggTGGTAGGAACAAATCCTTTTTCGAATGTTAGGTGGCATGTCTTGTTAATTATAAATCATATGatcaatttaaagaaattttttttttaaatttcggttTAACAAGGATTTATATTGATATGTAATTTGTTTAACTGTGTATATATACAGGTATttggtttgtgtgtgtttaatatCGGACGAAACAAActttaattatcaaaaaaactaaaagcattttaaaatatgtacaaaaacgaGATGTTTGAAAATGCTGCTAGTATTGAATTGAACTttgtatacaatatttattaaaaatatatatatatatatatattttaaatgccGCTTGGCTTGGGAGGCTTTAATTGgtctaaacaatatttttttttacttttaaaaatttcacagatacagaaaaataaaagtcaCAATGATTTTACGATTCCGGCAACAATTAATTTCTTTGTGGGGATTTTATTGTTCAAATCGCTATTCGCTTTAATTGTATGCCCACACTCAAAACTTTACAATTAAATAGATAATAGATTAACAGATTTGTTAAAAATCTACTGGCTCATCCCATCTGAATGAATAACTCTTTGAAAGTACCTGCaacaaaatttcaatcaaattttcgTAGTGTTCCGTTTTACAGaaattcttttaataaaattgctttTCTCGTTGCAATTTTGCGATGCGTATACTTCCTATGGCATTACACCGTTTTCGTGGTGTGTTCAGTAACAATAATCACACTTAGTTGGCGGGATACGAAGTTGGGcgttaacaacaacagcagcaaaagcaATTAACTTGGGTATTCAAGAAAGTAACggattttttcaaataagtaaaataatagaGTCAAAagaataaactatatttttaattattattagtaaaaaacgaaaaataaatctataaattgaataaaaattagtaaaaaaaagagaaatgatTAGGGAATTGAAAAATGTCTGTGTTAGCACGCGAAGCGCTAAAAagcaattggaaaagtttttggttattttgtgTAGTATTTGATAGAAAAGCATGCAAAACAACTTGTGGGTGGTGAAGTGCTTTTGTTTATgagttttttttatgtgttcTCAACTGCTCAAAAAAGCATATACTTACATCAACATGGTAgcagaacaacaaaaaatggaaaactttGTATTTAATTACACTCACCTGCTCCTTCGCACTGGTGCTGTTTCCTGCTCTTGCAGCTGACTGACACGCGTTGTTTGCTTTTCATAACTGATTTTCAGGTTGCCAGTCTCCGTTGTGGTGGCCATCAAATTGGGATTGCTGCTTGCGCTCAACATCATATTGCCCGATGGCGATTTACCGCTCTGATGTATGACACTGCTATGCGCCGTTGTTGGCAGACCAGTTGCCGAGCTAGCAAAATAACTGCTGTTACTATTACTGTGATGTTCGGAAAGCGCCGGCGGTTGATGATGAATGCGTGGCGATTGCCGCTCCAACAGTCCACTAGCgccaacaccaccaccaccaccaacagcACCGAGTGCTGTGGATGTGGCAGTCGCATGCGTGCCCGACGTGCTGCCCGCCGTCATATTAATTGTTGCAGCACCACcctgatgttgttgctgctgacttATAGCTGCTGCAGCTGCGCGCGTCGACTGTGACGGTGGGGCATGGTGATCTGCATAGAAAAGAGATGGTGATTAAATAAATGTCTACATTTCGCTGTATAAATGTAATACTTGGCACGTGCTCTTACCTGTTGCGCCACCTGCTGCGCTACTTGTTGGCAAATTGATTCCAGGTACATTGGCGGTGGAAAGTGGCACAGAGACATATAGGCTGGGCGCGTTGGCTGCCGCATTCGCTGCATTGCTGGCGGCATTAGCAGCGCTGTTCGTTGGCGCCTGTGTGGTGTAACGGTCATCGCGATGATGCTGCTCCTTTGCGCTGGTGTAATTTTGGGCATTTGAATTGctaccgctgttgttgttgttatttatattgCCAGCGGTGTTGGATTTATGTGCATTCGACGCCGACGAGTTGATATTGCTGGTGCTTAAATTTGttgcaccaccaccaccaccatttTTGGCATCCGTTGAGAGTGTGTATTTGTGCGAGGCGGTGGCGGTGGAGAGTGTTGATGCCGCCGCAGAGGAGGCGATTGAGGCGGATATTGAAGCGGATGTTGTACCTGATGAGGCCGAGTTGTGGCTGCTGTTGCCAGAGCCGTTGCTACCGCTTTGCGTGCTATTCGCATCGTTGCTGTGTGTTTGATGTGCGGGTGGACTCAGTTCAGTTTTTTGCTGCAAATTGAAAAAAGACAGTTTGTATTTAATATGGTTATTTTGGAAAATGTAATATGTCGTTTAAggcttttactttttataaaataaatgttacgTTAAACTGAGTGAGTGGTTATTGTAATGTTAGACACACTTTCTGTAGATAAGTTCTTGGACTTCTGCGAAATTTCTTTGGGGGAAAAGATAATTTTAACTACAAGAAGGTAATGGGTTCCCACAGGCTTTCAGACTTCAGGCTTAGTTGCTGCCATAATgctgttaatttaataaactatCACACAATTTTAATAGCGAAAATTAATGAGAGCACATGATATTTAGCTAGTGCAATTATGTGCTATAAACCAACAATGTTGCAGGGCACACATAGCAACCACGCTTAGCTTCTTTGATACCCAAAGTGCTTGCTGAGTGCCTGGTGGCCCATTAGAGTTCCCaagtatgtacacacatacctttacatatatactatatataataataaacatacatgtacatatgtgtgtagcaGAAAATACCGTAAAAGGaactcataaaaaaatattgttgctgctgttgcctgCTGCTATTTTACCATTTCCGCTGCAAATGtagccaacaaaagcaacaaatcaGTGCTGCAAGCAAGCAAAACTGtttcttatttgttgttgttgcgaatgTATGCATACAATGCTTGATGCAAACATATGTCACCGTCGACTCTTGCCTTTAGCTCTCCACCTGGCTTCTCATTTGGACTCTCTTTCGCTGCTCTTGTGCGCTCACTGCAATTCCAGTCACTTTTTAGTAAGTAAATGGAAGTGCGTGAAGAATTGACGGTGAACGCAACAAATTTCAGATACACAAATAAGGAAGAACATAAAAGATTATAcctatattataaaaatgggAAATGAGTGGAACAGCAATGGGTCGCCTTGGTTTACATCAAGTGGTGTGATATAAGAAATGTGAACGTAATGAAAATGTCTGAAGAGtggtaatatatgtacatgtgacaAACCAGCGTAGGTAGTGGGAGCAGAGAGATACAAATGAGAAATACagacttataaaatatataaaattccgATGCGTAAGGAAACATTAGGGTTGGTGCTGGTTTTTGTGAAGCATGTGTTTGTAGGACATTAACGCATGGATTGATAACTTGTAATAAAATCGTTTAGTTATAAATTGGAATTGATAGGTCTAGTTTCAGACAATTAGAACTAgttattgtttattaaaatatattttaggtaAAGATTTTAGGATTTCAAAAAGCGGGATATTCAAAGCGAACTCTTTTATAACCTAGGCTTCGTAATGGAAATATCCATATGTTACCAAGTACCGTTAGACAGTAACATTCTTCGAGTTTTTAAGTGAAATGTAATAGCAATGGCAATACTGATGTGTTGTGAGCTAAATGCATGGTAAACAAGAGAGATTTGAGTATGGCGACACTTTTACAGGTGTGagttaagtatataaatatgcttGTAGAGATGTGTTTATGATTTCTTTGTTCTTTAAACTTTTATATTGACACTCTCTTCTTCGCTTTAAAGGTAAAAGGCATGCAATATTTAAGCTCTAGTCTCCATATACGCTCCAATGTACATACTTCTGTTTTAATGTGTGTGCGTATAGCATTGGCTGTAGGCGACAAAAGGCAAAAAGCTATGTGTAGTCCAACATTTGACTGACGGCCTGACAGAGTTTGGAAAAGTGAGTGCGTGTTTGACTGACAGACCGATGAAACAAAACAGCTAATAGTATAGAGATACGTATGCATAGAATTGCAGCAATGTTGCATGTGGTCTTTATAGTATAGGAATATGCATGGATGGATGGCTAAGCGGAAAATGCTGAAATTGACTGAAGACGATCAGTATTAGCTACACAACCAGCGAGCATTTGCGTAACGTCAGAACTACAAACATGTGGTGAAAGAAGAAAGATTATTGCAGCAAAAACAATGCAGAAAACtcacaaaaaaatacatttatatcaATTTAGAAACTCACATGGATATTAACAACACAAAATGCCCATGCACAGGAAGTTTACATAGGCCATTTGTAAGCCAAATGCAAAGCGCAAACAATGCAGTGGCGATAAAGCACACACAGGCAGCGTGAAAGCAAGAAGAAGACGTGTGAAGACagacaaacaaatataaatggTTTTGTGGCTAAATGTGGTAGAGGAAATGGCATTTTGTGgcatgaaaaataaaatcacattGTCGGAGTGACAATAATGAAATGGAGCTTGTCAAGTCATTAAATTCAGAGTAACACAAAAGAAACTGTGAAAAAAACcaagtttttttgtattatattgtaTTGTTTGACATCAGCCAGTAGCTTGACAAGttggattttttttccttttgattTCAGGTCGCTCATCACGACGAATGGATATCAAATCTATAAGCATAAGCGGTGTATCTGTTcgcacgacagtcgggtctacgttacggaacggacccggattttttatccggccaaggactgtcaactcgacagaattctgccgctacaaaaTGAATTGATTTCCAATCGTTCAAAATATGAAGGTTGACGATTTTTTAATTGTTCGCTTATAAAAGTGTTCGACTGATTTTCCGTATACGGTGTcgtatatttatgaatatctATTCGCTGTCTTCACGATTATTCGAAGGTGTTTTTTGAATGCAGGATCCTGAACAggatgtattaagtttgccatgaactTTGTAACACCGTCATTAGAGATCTTATAAAGAAAACTAaacaattaaaatcaagttcttaaatggcaaacttttttattcgacaagatatctttacgaaatttggcatggatcaTCTTACATAGCAACGGTAGAATTTccgaataaatttttcagatcggaccactttagcacataatcgtggccacgcaaaccttaccagtGAATATTCATATGAATATAACACACTTTTGATGTAATTGTAACGGTTATGCTGAtacttgaataaatttttgttatttgacaGTGTATGTTTTGAATGCGCGGAAACCAGCGGCTAAACCACTTTGAACCAAGAAAATGAGGCTTGCTCGTTTGAATTGGACGAAAACGCACCGAAACTGGTCCTTGGAGCAGTAGAAAACGGTAAAATGGTCGGATGGAACCTGATTTAATTTGCACTGCAGCGACCATTTACCGTATGTCCCCCGATTTCCGGGGGAACGTTTCGCCGAAAATTGTGTGACGAAAACGTTAAGCATCCTGAAAACCAATTGGCCTGGGCGTGCTTTTCTTTTTATATCCGAGGTCCTTTACTTTTTATTGATGAGATGATGAACGCTCAGAAGTATCGGAAGGTTATATCCCATTTTATCGTGTCAGTCGTAGAACAATATGGGCATATTTCTAAGGCCATCTTTCAGAATGACTACGCACCGTGTCATCAAGCTAAATCGGTAAGCTTTATATGCTATTTCATCGCCGATATATCCTCatgtttatatttaagaaaaatgtcaTCTgtctatattttcttttttgcagGTTCAGAAAATGTTTGCAGATGTTGAGATATCGCATATGACATGGCCAGGAAATTCTCCCGATTTGAACCCGATAGAGAATCTTTCGCATGCCATGAACATGAAAATAGCTCAACACTGGCCAAGCTCAAAGACCGAACTGAaaataatacttaataaggtgtgGGAGCAGGGAATTTCAACCGAATGCCTTAAGATCGGTTTTTTGTAAATCGCGAAATtggaaagcaattttttttgttgtagcgacataaaacaaaagaaaaatccaTTAGGAATGTCAGTTCTTGGGCAGTGACATCTAAATgtaactctctctctctttctctctgaTTAGCCATTAACGCGTGCCAAAGTAATCAAATCAAACACTATGATACAatgcttttaaacattttaattaaatagtttaGCCAAATTCTTGGatctcaattattttttaccacACACTTCATAAAAACAATTTCCTTTTATCTTTGTTGCAAACACGTTTTCAACATGACATTATTAGGGGATGTGCGAGAATTGTATGGCACATTTGCAAACCATTAACGACACTTGACTTTTCTGTATGCAAATTGCAAATATGCGagaccatttgcaccagattgtgaattgccctaatatgtttgtatgtagtaAGTGCATATGGCCACGTTTTGAGCGCCCGATTGTCTCGTCTTACAATCTCCAAGGACTGCGTGTAGCATGTAATCGGATTTTAAATGCAAAAGGGGGtgtatttcaaaattgtaaaattttcagcccaattaaatatttatgtgtaagCAGACACACATGTGTtacaaaaagaagaagaaaaaacggaGGCATGCAAATGTTTTACTCCCAAAGGTAAATGAGCAACAAATGTTGGCAATGTTGCATGCACAGTTACAATGAGGAAATGAGGATATTGCGCATTGCAAATGATGACGATTTGTTAACCGCATTAAGGAGACGAAAAAAACACAACAGATGCAAAAGAATTTCAATGTGCAGCAAGTGATACCACGACCAAGCAATTGCAGCAAGTAGGCCGGGCTAACGGCAATAAAAGATGGACATCAACCGCAGCGGCAACATGTGCAACAGACAACAGCAACATGTGAGGTTCCCAATTGTTTAAAATTAGATGAAACCATCAAAGAAAgcaaattttaccaaaaaaaaaaaagcaagaagTACGAAATTTTGCCATTTGCGCGCATATTCAACTTTGTAGCTTCGTAGCAAGAAtgtgagttgaaaaaaaaaaacaaaagtgaagAACTCACAGTTGCACAGCAAGCATAATCAAATAAGTGCATAAGTGAATTTGCGAGGCAACAAAAGGTTTAGCAACAGCAGGAAGCACTACACATTCTTGCCCTGCTTTCGTTCGTTTTTTCCAAACAATTCGCAGTCGGTGTACATTAAAGGATAATAACCCACAGCCACAGGCAACCGAGCGCCCTCTTGAACGCTTGAACGTCCGCAGCAACCCCATGGAAATTTTGCGAATGCCTACTGGCGACTAATGTGTGGCACATGCACATGCGTTGGCGCTCAACGCGCCGCAAACACACGCAGACGCACGCATGCTTACAactaaattgttattgttgccacaCGGCATATGCCGTTCGGTCAAAAGCGAAAGAAAACCGCCAACTGTCAGTGGACAATGGCTAGTGTTTAAGTTGGTCAATGCTCGCTGCTGCTGGTGCTTCGTGTGGAGTCACGAGATGAAACGCGCCAGCGTCGCGTAGAAGGGATGGAGGAGCAACGGCAAGCGGCATGTGGCATGCGATAATGCAAGGAAACAAAGGAAACTTCAAACATTTGCACGTTTCGTTTAACAGACGATAAGCAATGCGGCGAGTTGTCGTTGGACACACGCGTCACCCTTTTCGAACGGAGTTAatagttacctacttaccactTACTTCACTCCACACGACTTGTTAACACACTTAACTTAGCCTTGTAGGTACTGGTCATACGTTTGTTGTTGGCAGACATTTAAAagcttattatatgtatgtgctggGTTTCCTTTACAAATTGAAGGGTCATAAGCCTTTAAGTCTAATTAAATACTTGACTAAAAGGTTATGTTAACAACTTCCTTTAAttccttattttatattttaatcacATGCAAGGAAAAGTGAGGTATTGTGTAAGGCTTTAAGAGCGTGAGGCAAAGCTTTAATGGCATGCCAACGAAATCTCTGCGTGCACGCGACCAAAAGAGATATTCatttatgaatatgtaaaaaatagttatttatattaaaaataataatttcgattttttaaattggaattCTTTCTTTAAATGGGAACAGTAACGGATTAGAccttgaaaattacaaaaagaaagaaattcatAGTAGATTTAAA
The sequence above is drawn from the Bactrocera tryoni isolate S06 chromosome 1, CSIRO_BtryS06_freeze2, whole genome shotgun sequence genome and encodes:
- the LOC120782601 gene encoding serine-rich adhesin for platelets-like isoform X6, yielding MMMMDTASGEQAGPLDSPRAGDVPAIAATFTVVKMDEAHTEAMDAESNNNNHIEVHEYKEHRKSKKKKRDKRDKERRSEKHHRRERDGERHHHRRHRDRERDDGEHHHHNNHHHQHAHLNHSTSASSSPSSSASSFLSATISNEYIAVSPASSSPCCSVVSAVSSSASVVTATTATALSYPHNLKIRFLLSGQKTELSPPAHQTHSNDANSTQSGSNGSGNSSHNSASSGTTSASISASIASSAAASTLSTATASHKYTLSTDAKNGGGGGATNLSTSNINSSASNAHKSNTAGNINNNNNSGSNSNAQNYTSAKEQHHRDDRYTTQAPTNSAANAASNAANAAANAPSLYVSVPLSTANVPGINLPTSSAAGGATDHHAPPSQSTRAAAAAISQQQQHQGGAATINMTAGSTSGTHATATSTALGAVGGGGGVGASGLLERQSPRIHHQPPALSEHHSNSNSSYFASSATGLPTTAHSSVIHQSGKSPSGNMMLSASSNPNLMATTTETGNLKISYEKQTTRVSQLQEQETAPVRRSRSRSGESSMQALQAQHLQQHHQQQQQQQSGQSQQQQQQQQAMATQKTNSRSGKKRAAAAAAAAAALGGNKNRDSPIEKLTKSSPSPIQQHFRNELATPTPPPNAPSPLSLPPPSASTPTPTPTPTHTPSPSPVVMLQGSSNSNASNTASPTRQKNANGNGGNEANGAGNMNANGGSNNGGGVSSTSTNMVATNLTLAGATSSSGLTSAATSFASHDCDNAGATVKSGNNNGEVVNLSSNQGALNNARRGGGNASSTAVEGSNMGATGAGASGKNTNDAPLITTNVGGKPLNKKLLRAQQTLYQQQLAAQQQQQQQQQQQKRSPDHKNGGGRNANPTTGATAATSSTSSTSSPSSSTATVSPAKALNNLTNTKPNSNPSIAPPSSNTATSTAFTNSTTSHNLNNSSNSNINNGNSSSNSATNTSQLQTQQHQQQQQQTAQQQQQNNVAAAGDNNNDIIEILQLTPTNTSTSSTLTHHQHHASNHPPQSKTLQSPANLATTSTTTSAGIHHRTPDSGIYSSSSFVANSSTVSNASSSSSSSSGGCGGLKFSYEPQAAVIDSPAAHLLTAVTTATASLTAMTTNITTTTSTTTIKDSPPSSPGSEIGAVATAPRKRGRKAKDPLANANETKVDVKVFQNGGHVLGATPTTAAAANMANSAPTGVSSSGSTLHTAAHMLGNQLNPNSNVAQKLSDQLHMEIQDHSIYTADAVTPQFVGVPFPGKSTRNSTSTPISTSNNTLTINSVSAVTPATEMTGGTSLASMFGSGVNGNMSIPQSLEQLLERQWEQGSQFLMEQAQHFDIASLLSCLHQLQRENVRLEEHVTSLIARRDHLLAVNARLAVPLKTNTTQSQATAVSSTAISTSVATVSTTAPAAGVATATSAIAAACAAAAIATTTAAVNALGGNNAGTGVGATGGTGTIGPANAGTALTTVVTAAATSLATAVTTSLTAMTVNTRVPNTTTTPSAGAGGGAPTSRLNTSVPQQHVLENGIDFRQASAATTTTSAHGGTIGSGGGVGPPMGMRHSTASYVNASGIPATSIAGNLPTAMHPNSLEGLSNMHTTAATTGGAATAVVGMSTMTANRLAQQQQQHQQHMQSLHQQQQQQHQHHQMSLAAAQQQQQQQHIAQSAAAAAAMHHHQQQQQQQQQAAHTHLHATHPLHLAHTHTHAPHVHTHAPHTHHAHQTHPNAQVNVNVNSGIGVGVEPHSLASTRLGSVGGNGGMGGMVGPHIGNNNNPNSSNNTAASRVAAKTRR